A single region of the Sorghum bicolor cultivar BTx623 chromosome 7, Sorghum_bicolor_NCBIv3, whole genome shotgun sequence genome encodes:
- the LOC8067033 gene encoding UDP-glycosyltransferase 89B2: MGTHTQPAQDLPSDGGGGGGGPHVLLVPYPAQGHMLPLLDLAALLATRGLAVTVAVTSGNAALLSPLVRACSSVAVLSLPFPSSPLLPPGSGENTKDLPRHLFRPFMVSLAALRAPLLAWCNEQGRHGHRVTAVISDFFTGWTQPLAKELGVPHVTFSPSSALHLAMSHALWRSPPTRRRRREDPDADDEAVTFPEVPGSPTFPWRHLSGLFRQYAAGDELSEAIRQLFLWNLGSSCFVANTFAALEADYVTRPLPDLASKRVFAVGPLSDAAGAATSTSGGDRGGKPAVAAALVSAWLDAFPDGSVVYVSFGTQQALSPAQAASVADALARSSAAFVWAARAGTAVPDGFEAGTSSRGLVIRGWAPQVEVLRHRAVGWFLTHCGWNSVLEAAAAGVAMLAWPMSADQFTDARLLAEAGVAVPVAEGADAVPDAGTMAAAIAAAVGKEGQTVRERAAELGRLAAAAAVAEGGSSHKDLEEFVQMLLTPQL; encoded by the coding sequence ATGGGCACGCACACGCAGCCGGCGCAGGACCTTCCgagcgatggcggcggcggcggcggcggcccgcaCGTGCTTCTCGTGCCGTACCCGGCGCAGGGCCACATGCTCCCGCTCCTCGACctcgcggcgctgctcgccacgCGCGGCCTCGCGGTCACCGTCGCCGTGACGTCCGGCAACGCCGCGCTGCTGTCGCCGCTGGTTCGCGCGTGCTCGTCCGTGGCCGTGCTCTCGCTGCCCTTCCCGTCCTCGCCGCTGCTCCCGCCGGGAAGCGGCGAGAACACCAAGGACCTGCCGCGCCACCTCTTCCGGCCCTTCATGGTCTCCCTCGCGGCGCTCCGCGCGCCGCTCCTCGCCTGGTGCAACGAGCAGGGACGGCACGGCCACCGCGTGACGGCCGTCATCTCCGACTTCTTCACGGGATGGACGCAGCCGCTCGCCAAGGAGCTGGGAGTGCCGCACGTCACCTTCTCCCCCTCCAGCGCGCTCCACCTCGCCATGTCGCACGCCCTCTGGCGCAGCCCGCCgacgaggaggcgccgccgcgaggaccccgacgccgacgacgaggCGGTCACGTTCCCGGAGGTACCTGGCTCGCCTACCTTCCCGTGGCGCCACCTGTCGGGGCTGTTCCGGCAGTACGCGGCCGGCGACGAGTTGTCCGAGGCGATCCGGCAGCTCTTCCTCTGGAACCTGGGCAGCTCCTGCTTCGTCGCCAACACGTTCGCGGCGCTGGAGGCGGACTACGTGACGCGGCCACTCCCGGACCTGGCGTCGAAGCGGGTGTTCGCGGTGGGCCCGCTGTCGGACGCCGCCGGCGCGGCCACGTCCACGTCGGGCGGCGACCGCGGCGGGAAGCCCGCGGTGGCGGCCGCGCTGGTGTCCGCGTGGCTGGACGCGTTCCCGGACGGCTCGGTGGTGTACGTGAGCTTCGGCACGCAGCAGGCGCTGTCGCCGGCGCAGGCGGCGTCGGTGGCGGACGCGCTGGCGCGAAGCTCGGCGGCGTTCGTGTGGGCGGCGAGGGCGGGCACGGCGGTGCCGGACGGGTTCGAGGCGGGCACGTCCTCGCGCGGGCTGGTGATCCGCGGGTGGGCGCCGCAGGTGGAGGTGCTGCGCCACCGTGCCGTGGGCTGGTTCCTCACGCACTGCGGCTGGAACTCGGTGCTGGAGGCGGCCGCCGCCGGGGTGGCCATGCTGGCGTGGCCGATGAGCGCCGACCAGTTCACGGACGCGCGGCTGCTCGCGGAGGCCGGCGTGGCCGTGCCCGTGGCGGAGGGCGCCGACGCCGTGCCAGACGCCGGGACGATGGCGGCGGCGATCGCGGCGGCCGTCGGGAAGGAGGGGCAGACCGTGAGGGagcgcgcggcggagctcggacgcttggcggcggcggcggcggtggcggagggCGGGAGCTCGCACAAGGACCTGGAGGAGTTTGTGCAGATGCTGCTGACCCCGCAACTTTGA